From the genome of Maribacter algicola, one region includes:
- a CDS encoding sodium:solute symporter family protein, whose translation MSVQVWTYLLVGITFALYIGIAIWSRAGSTKDFYVAGGGVSPLANGMATAADWMSAASFISMAGIIAFAGYDGSVYLMGWTGGYVLLALLLAPYLRKFGKFTVPDFIGDRYYSKTARIVAVICALIVSFTYVAGQMRGVGVVFSRFLEVDINTGVVIGMIIVLFYAVLGGMKGITYTQVAQYCVLIFAFMVPAIFISIQMTGNPIPQFGMGSTLNDGSGTYLLDKLDGLSTELGFNAYTNGSKSMADVFAITLALMVGTAGLPHVIVRFFTVKRVKDARKSAGLALLLIAILYTTAPAVSVFARTNMINTVSNKEYSSMPAWFTNWETTGLLTFDDKNKDGVIQYVADPEKNELTVDRDIMVLANPEIANLPAWVIALVAAGGLAAALSTAAGLLLVISSSVSHDLIKKVFKPNISDKGELWAARLAATVAVVIAGYFGINPPGFVAAVVALAFGLAAASFFPAIVLGIFYKKMNKEGAIAGMITGTLLMLFYMTKFKFDWFGGGTPEDWWFGISPEGFGSIAMVVNFIVSIVIMKFTTPPPENVQEIVEDIRIPSGAGEASGH comes from the coding sequence ATGAGCGTTCAAGTCTGGACCTACCTACTCGTCGGAATTACTTTTGCCCTTTATATAGGAATTGCTATTTGGTCCCGGGCCGGCTCCACCAAGGATTTTTATGTAGCCGGGGGCGGGGTTTCCCCGTTGGCAAACGGCATGGCAACTGCGGCAGATTGGATGTCCGCGGCGTCGTTTATTTCCATGGCGGGAATCATCGCCTTTGCCGGATATGATGGCTCCGTCTACCTAATGGGTTGGACGGGGGGCTATGTACTTTTGGCGCTTTTGTTGGCTCCTTACCTTCGGAAATTTGGAAAGTTTACCGTCCCGGATTTTATCGGTGATCGATACTATTCCAAAACTGCCCGAATCGTGGCCGTCATCTGTGCCCTCATCGTTTCCTTTACGTACGTAGCTGGACAGATGCGGGGCGTAGGCGTGGTTTTTTCTCGATTTTTAGAGGTCGACATCAACACCGGTGTGGTCATAGGAATGATTATCGTTCTTTTTTATGCCGTGCTTGGCGGCATGAAGGGCATCACCTATACCCAAGTGGCGCAGTACTGCGTGCTCATTTTCGCCTTTATGGTACCGGCCATTTTTATTTCCATTCAAATGACCGGAAACCCTATCCCACAATTTGGAATGGGTTCTACTTTAAATGACGGTTCTGGAACGTATCTTTTGGATAAACTGGATGGCTTATCCACGGAACTTGGATTCAATGCGTATACCAATGGCTCTAAGTCCATGGCCGATGTATTTGCCATCACACTGGCATTAATGGTAGGGACTGCCGGACTACCCCATGTTATTGTGCGCTTCTTCACAGTAAAAAGAGTCAAAGATGCAAGAAAATCGGCCGGACTGGCCCTATTACTGATTGCAATACTCTACACTACCGCACCTGCAGTTTCTGTATTTGCAAGAACCAATATGATTAACACGGTAAGCAATAAGGAATATAGTTCCATGCCAGCATGGTTCACAAATTGGGAAACTACAGGTTTATTGACTTTTGACGACAAAAACAAGGATGGAGTAATTCAATATGTAGCAGATCCAGAAAAAAATGAGTTGACCGTTGACAGAGATATCATGGTACTGGCAAATCCAGAAATAGCCAACCTACCTGCATGGGTCATCGCCTTGGTCGCAGCCGGAGGTTTGGCCGCAGCCCTATCCACTGCCGCTGGGCTTTTATTGGTCATCTCCTCTTCAGTATCCCATGATCTTATAAAAAAAGTATTTAAGCCCAATATCTCTGATAAAGGGGAACTTTGGGCCGCACGTCTTGCGGCAACAGTTGCCGTGGTCATTGCAGGATATTTTGGTATTAACCCGCCTGGATTTGTTGCGGCCGTCGTCGCCTTGGCCTTTGGATTAGCGGCAGCTTCCTTTTTTCCAGCTATTGTACTGGGTATTTTTTATAAAAAAATGAATAAGGAAGGCGCCATTGCCGGAATGATTACGGGTACCCTGCTTATGTTATTCTATATGACCAAATTCAAGTTCGATTGGTTTGGTGGGGGCACGCCAGAAGATTGGTGGTTTGGAATTTCGCCGGAAGGTTTTGGCAGTATCGCCATGGTCGTTAATTTTATAGTATCTATTGTCATTATGAAGTTTACGACACCACCACCTGAAAATGTACAGGAAATTGTGGAGGACATACGGATTCCAAGCGGAGCCGGAGAAGCCAGCGGTCATTAA
- the dapB gene encoding 4-hydroxy-tetrahydrodipicolinate reductase, whose amino-acid sequence MKIALFGYGKMGKMIERLAVERGHEIVAKIDVGNEALDFSKMDVAIDFSTPDAAYENIKSCIDNNVPVISGTTGWLSKFDTIVDYCEENEGAFIYASNFSLGVNIFFELNAYLAKMMKNLSQYKVSLEEIHHTQKLDAPSGTAITLAEGIIAHTDYNGWKLDEPGDDQIGISAKRIGDTPGTHTVDYTSSVDSIEIKHTAHNRKGFALGAVIAAEWILGKTGVFTMKDVLNLG is encoded by the coding sequence ATGAAGATTGCACTTTTCGGCTACGGAAAAATGGGAAAAATGATAGAACGCCTAGCCGTTGAAAGAGGTCATGAAATCGTTGCCAAAATCGATGTGGGTAATGAAGCTTTGGATTTTTCCAAAATGGATGTGGCCATAGATTTCAGCACACCGGATGCCGCTTACGAAAACATAAAAAGTTGCATAGACAATAACGTACCCGTGATTTCGGGTACCACAGGTTGGCTCTCGAAATTTGACACCATTGTTGATTATTGCGAAGAAAATGAAGGGGCCTTTATCTATGCCTCCAATTTTAGTTTAGGGGTTAACATCTTTTTTGAACTCAATGCATATTTGGCCAAAATGATGAAAAACCTTTCCCAATATAAAGTTTCTTTGGAGGAAATCCATCATACCCAAAAATTGGATGCTCCCAGTGGCACGGCCATTACCTTGGCGGAAGGAATAATTGCCCATACCGATTATAACGGGTGGAAGTTGGACGAACCTGGGGATGATCAAATTGGTATTTCGGCCAAGAGAATTGGGGATACGCCGGGTACTCATACCGTGGATTATACCAGCTCGGTGGATAGTATAGAAATTAAGCATACCGCCCACAACCGCAAGGGATTTGCCTTGGGAGCGGTAATCGCGGCAGAATGGATTCTCGGAAAAACGGGTGTTTTTACGATGAAGGATGTGTTAAACCTTGGTTAA
- the acs gene encoding acetate--CoA ligase, with protein sequence MSNYHIKHLEEYYQVYRKSVRNPEAFWEEIAEEHFVWRKRWDNVLSWDFTKPEIKWFEGAQLNITENCIDRHLPTRGNKTAILFEPNDPKEEAEHITYRQLHERVCKMANVLLEKGVKKGDRVCIYLPMIPELAISVLACARIGAIHSVVFAGFSSNALSTRINDSDCKLVITSDGSYRGSKTIDLKGIVDKALEACPGVETVLVAKRIHSEIEMVPKRDYWLQPLLDDAYGDNVAEIMNAEDPLFILYTSGSTGRPKGMVHTTAGYMVYTAYTFKNIFQYREDDVYWCTADIGWITGHSYIVYGPLANGATTVMFEGVPSYPDFGRFWEVVQKHKVTQFYTAPTAIRALAKENLDYVEKYDLSSLKVLGSVGEPINEEAWHWYNNNVGKKNSPIVDTWWQTETGGIMISPIPYVTPTTPTYATLPFIGIQPALMDENGTEIKGNQVDGRLCIKFPWPSIARTIWGNHERYRDTYFSAYENMYFTGDGALRDAVGYYRITGRVDDVIIVSGHNLGTAPIEDSINEHPAVAESAIVGFPHDVKGNALYGYIILKETGESRDKNNLRKEINQQITEQIGPIAKLDKIQFVSGLPKTRSGKIMRRILRKIASGDTSNLGDTSTLLNPEIVQEIMDEAL encoded by the coding sequence ATGAGTAACTATCACATCAAACACCTAGAGGAGTATTATCAAGTCTATAGAAAATCCGTCCGTAATCCTGAGGCCTTTTGGGAAGAAATAGCTGAGGAGCATTTCGTATGGCGAAAACGATGGGATAACGTGCTGAGTTGGGATTTTACAAAACCCGAAATTAAATGGTTTGAAGGTGCCCAATTAAATATAACCGAAAACTGTATCGACCGTCATTTACCCACACGGGGCAACAAAACGGCCATTCTTTTTGAACCCAACGACCCAAAAGAAGAAGCCGAACATATTACATACAGACAGCTTCACGAACGTGTGTGCAAAATGGCCAATGTGCTCTTGGAAAAAGGCGTAAAAAAAGGGGACCGTGTCTGCATTTACCTGCCCATGATTCCAGAATTGGCCATTTCGGTATTGGCGTGTGCTAGAATCGGTGCCATCCATTCCGTAGTTTTCGCCGGTTTTTCATCCAATGCCCTTTCAACAAGAATCAATGATTCCGATTGTAAACTGGTGATTACTTCAGATGGTTCGTACAGAGGTTCCAAGACCATCGATTTAAAGGGAATCGTGGATAAGGCCTTGGAAGCTTGTCCAGGAGTAGAAACCGTATTGGTGGCCAAACGCATCCATAGTGAAATAGAAATGGTTCCCAAAAGAGATTATTGGCTCCAACCTCTTTTGGACGATGCTTATGGCGATAACGTGGCCGAAATTATGAACGCGGAAGACCCTTTATTCATCCTTTATACCTCCGGTTCAACAGGTAGGCCCAAAGGGATGGTGCATACCACCGCAGGATATATGGTCTATACCGCTTATACCTTCAAAAATATATTTCAATACAGGGAAGATGATGTGTACTGGTGTACTGCCGACATTGGTTGGATTACGGGACATTCCTATATCGTGTACGGGCCTTTGGCCAATGGCGCCACTACAGTAATGTTCGAAGGGGTTCCCTCCTACCCTGATTTTGGCAGGTTTTGGGAAGTAGTTCAAAAACATAAGGTCACCCAGTTTTATACGGCCCCAACAGCCATACGAGCCTTGGCAAAGGAAAATCTCGATTATGTTGAAAAATACGACCTATCCAGCTTAAAGGTTTTGGGCTCCGTTGGAGAACCTATAAATGAGGAAGCATGGCATTGGTACAATAACAACGTGGGCAAAAAGAATAGTCCGATCGTAGATACTTGGTGGCAAACGGAAACAGGAGGCATTATGATCAGCCCAATTCCTTATGTGACACCAACAACCCCAACCTATGCTACTTTACCGTTCATTGGAATACAACCAGCCTTAATGGACGAAAATGGAACTGAAATCAAAGGAAATCAGGTGGATGGCAGACTTTGTATAAAGTTCCCGTGGCCTTCCATTGCAAGAACCATATGGGGTAACCACGAACGTTATCGGGATACGTATTTTTCGGCCTATGAAAACATGTATTTTACAGGTGACGGTGCCCTACGGGATGCTGTGGGATATTATCGAATTACAGGCCGTGTGGACGATGTCATCATCGTTTCCGGTCATAATCTGGGTACGGCACCTATTGAGGATTCCATCAACGAACATCCTGCCGTGGCAGAATCTGCGATTGTTGGTTTCCCGCACGATGTAAAGGGCAATGCTCTCTATGGATATATCATCTTAAAGGAAACCGGGGAAAGCAGGGACAAAAACAATCTCAGAAAGGAAATCAATCAGCAGATAACGGAGCAAATTGGCCCCATTGCCAAACTTGATAAAATTCAATTTGTTTCGGGTCTTCCCAAGACACGAAGTGGTAAGATCATGCGAAGAATATTACGTAAAATCGCCAGTGGTGACACCTCAAATCTTGGCGACACGAGTACGCTTTTAAATCCTGAAATCGTTCAGGAAATCATGGACGAGGCACTTTAA
- a CDS encoding ParA family protein translates to MGKIIAIANQKGGVGKTTTTVNLAASLGVLEKKVLLIDADPQANATSGLGIDVDSIELGTYQLLEHTKTAKEAIIPTTSPNVDLIPAHIDLVAIEIELVDKDEREYMMKKAILELKDYYDYILIDCAPSLGLLTLNALTAADSVIIPIQCEYFALEGLGKLLNTIKSVQRIHNPQLDIEGMLLTMYDSRLRLSNQVVEEVKKHFGDMVFETIIQRNVRLSEAPSYGESIIKYDAASKGATNYLNLADEVVKKNKQTA, encoded by the coding sequence ATGGGCAAGATAATTGCTATTGCAAATCAAAAAGGTGGTGTTGGCAAAACGACTACGACCGTTAATTTAGCGGCGTCGCTAGGGGTACTTGAAAAGAAAGTACTGCTGATAGATGCTGACCCCCAAGCCAACGCTACGTCTGGGTTGGGTATTGATGTAGATAGTATCGAGTTGGGCACCTACCAACTTTTGGAACATACGAAAACCGCCAAAGAAGCCATTATTCCTACCACTTCCCCCAATGTTGATTTAATTCCGGCCCACATTGATCTGGTGGCCATTGAAATAGAATTGGTAGATAAGGATGAACGGGAATACATGATGAAGAAGGCCATTCTGGAACTGAAGGACTACTACGATTACATTCTCATAGATTGTGCGCCCTCCTTGGGATTATTGACGTTGAACGCCCTTACCGCAGCAGATTCCGTGATTATCCCCATTCAATGTGAATACTTTGCCTTGGAAGGACTTGGAAAACTATTGAATACCATTAAAAGTGTGCAACGGATCCACAATCCACAATTGGATATTGAAGGAATGCTATTGACCATGTACGATTCCAGATTACGCCTTTCCAACCAAGTAGTGGAAGAGGTAAAGAAACATTTTGGCGATATGGTCTTTGAAACGATCATACAGCGAAATGTTCGATTGAGCGAAGCACCCAGCTATGGAGAAAGTATCATAAAGTATGATGCCGCCAGTAAGGGGGCCACGAACTACCTAAATCTGGCAGACGAGGTAGTAAAGAAAAACAAGCAGACAGCATAA
- a CDS encoding multidrug effflux MFS transporter: MHNEHVKPNFEFVALMASLMSIVALTIDALIPAISDIGIAINSLDATQNQLLIIMIFLGLGVGQLFFGPLSDSLGRKPIVYIGFTVFGVASIICLLAPNLEIMILGRILQGVGLSAPRTISISIIRDTYRGDYMAKIMSFVTAFFIIVPVIAPAFGKFIMSFSSWEGIFYAQLFFAILVSFWFYKRQEETLKPEYKVPFKASVFIRGTKEIFKYRETVSCTIISGLITGSFLVYLSSAQHVFEELYGLADSFPLIFAGLAISIGFSTLTNGTLVVRFGMRNLSLVALSTFTAIALLYSIIFWNEPDPSVSVLISFLSVLFLCLGFIWGNLRSIAMEPIGHIAGIGAAITGFVSTILSIPISIFIGKYITDTVWALFAGLGICGLISVVLFIAFKTRPLFASNRAYQ; the protein is encoded by the coding sequence ATGCACAATGAACATGTAAAACCAAACTTTGAATTCGTGGCCCTAATGGCATCTTTAATGTCCATAGTGGCCCTTACGATTGATGCATTGATTCCTGCGATTTCAGATATTGGAATCGCGATCAACAGTTTGGATGCCACCCAAAACCAGTTACTGATCATCATGATATTTTTGGGACTTGGAGTAGGCCAGCTGTTCTTTGGGCCCTTATCAGACAGTTTGGGAAGAAAACCCATTGTCTATATTGGTTTTACCGTTTTTGGTGTAGCCAGCATCATCTGTCTTTTGGCGCCCAATCTTGAAATCATGATCTTAGGAAGAATTCTCCAAGGTGTGGGGTTATCGGCGCCAAGGACCATCAGTATTTCTATAATCAGGGATACGTACAGGGGCGATTATATGGCAAAGATCATGTCCTTCGTTACAGCGTTTTTCATTATAGTTCCGGTTATTGCACCTGCTTTTGGGAAATTTATCATGAGTTTTTCTAGCTGGGAAGGTATCTTTTATGCCCAGTTATTTTTTGCAATACTTGTATCCTTTTGGTTTTATAAAAGGCAGGAGGAAACCCTAAAACCTGAATACAAGGTTCCATTTAAAGCATCCGTATTTATTAGGGGAACCAAGGAAATTTTCAAGTATCGCGAAACGGTTTCCTGTACGATAATCTCCGGATTGATTACGGGTTCTTTTCTGGTGTATTTGAGTTCGGCCCAACACGTCTTTGAGGAATTGTACGGTTTGGCCGATAGTTTTCCTTTAATTTTTGCTGGATTGGCCATTTCCATAGGCTTTTCTACCTTGACCAATGGTACCCTTGTGGTACGATTTGGTATGCGAAACCTGTCATTGGTGGCCTTGTCCACTTTCACGGCAATCGCCCTTCTTTACAGTATTATTTTCTGGAACGAACCAGACCCCAGTGTGTCCGTTTTGATTTCTTTTCTTTCGGTTCTTTTTTTGTGTTTGGGATTTATTTGGGGTAACCTAAGGTCCATTGCCATGGAACCTATCGGTCATATTGCGGGAATAGGAGCTGCCATAACGGGATTTGTGTCCACAATTTTGTCCATACCCATCTCCATATTCATTGGAAAGTATATTACCGACACTGTATGGGCCTTGTTTGCAGGTCTTGGGATATGTGGATTGATTTCAGTGGTCCTTTTCATTGCCTTTAAAACAAGACCACTGTTTGCCAGTAATAGGGCCTACCAATAG
- a CDS encoding DUF5683 domain-containing protein, producing MHKHFSILSLLFFLTFASYSQEEDIPEEKEMDTITNALSTDVLVMDDSLTVIKRKAINPLAPSKAAFYSAVLPGLGQIYNKRYWKTPIVWGALGGSVYAYTWNNDNYKRFRTAFKRRQAGFTDDEFNGEGIFPLLDDGDLENQQERFQRDRDLWLVLSIVIYSLNIIDANVDAHLKQFNIDNDLSLDFEPYLDLNAVTNNPTYGMALTIKF from the coding sequence GTGCATAAACACTTCTCAATACTCTCCCTGTTGTTTTTTTTGACCTTTGCGTCCTATTCCCAAGAGGAAGACATTCCAGAGGAAAAAGAAATGGACACCATCACCAATGCCCTCAGTACGGATGTATTGGTCATGGACGATTCCCTAACGGTAATAAAAAGAAAAGCCATAAATCCATTGGCACCCAGTAAGGCAGCTTTTTATTCTGCCGTGCTTCCCGGTTTGGGGCAAATCTACAACAAGCGATATTGGAAAACACCTATAGTTTGGGGTGCTCTTGGGGGAAGTGTATATGCCTATACTTGGAACAATGACAATTACAAGCGTTTCAGGACGGCATTCAAAAGAAGACAGGCAGGTTTTACGGACGATGAATTCAATGGTGAAGGAATTTTTCCCCTCTTGGATGACGGCGATCTAGAAAACCAACAAGAACGTTTCCAACGAGACCGGGATCTTTGGTTGGTATTATCCATTGTAATCTACAGTTTGAACATTATTGATGCCAATGTGGATGCCCACCTAAAGCAATTCAATATTGATAATGATCTTAGCCTGGATTTTGAACCGTATCTTGACCTTAATGCCGTTACCAACAACCCTACCTACGGGATGGCTCTAACCATAAAATTTTAA
- a CDS encoding ParB/RepB/Spo0J family partition protein, with protein sequence MAKAVKKQALGRGLSALLKDPDNDIQSATDKNADKVVGNIIELDLEDIDVNPFQPRSNFNDETLQELATSIRELGVIQPITVRKLGFNKYQLVSGERRYRASKLVGLDTIPAYIRIANDQESLEMALVENIQRQDLDPIEIALSYQRLIDEINLTQEKLSDRVGKKRSTIANYLRLLKLDPIIQTGMRDGFLTMGHGRALVNIESRQDQIALYEKIVGQNLSVRDTENAVKNYHQKDSTKLTKSKVETPTYVASGIEEISKHLSAGIKVKTSGTSKGSITIPFHSKEEFERIKKLITGA encoded by the coding sequence ATGGCAAAAGCAGTAAAAAAACAGGCTTTGGGACGAGGACTATCGGCATTGTTGAAAGACCCCGATAACGATATACAATCTGCAACGGATAAAAATGCGGACAAGGTTGTGGGCAACATCATTGAACTGGATTTAGAGGATATTGATGTCAATCCCTTTCAGCCCCGGTCCAATTTTAACGACGAAACCTTACAGGAACTGGCCACTTCCATCCGGGAATTGGGCGTTATCCAGCCCATTACGGTCAGGAAACTAGGTTTCAACAAATACCAACTCGTATCCGGCGAAAGAAGGTACAGAGCATCCAAATTGGTAGGACTGGATACCATTCCCGCCTACATTCGCATCGCCAATGACCAGGAATCCTTGGAAATGGCCTTGGTGGAAAATATACAACGGCAAGATTTAGATCCCATTGAAATTGCGCTTTCTTACCAGCGGCTCATCGATGAGATCAATCTGACCCAAGAAAAATTGAGCGACCGTGTTGGAAAAAAACGCTCCACAATCGCCAATTACCTAAGATTGTTAAAGCTTGATCCCATCATACAGACGGGCATGCGTGACGGGTTTTTGACCATGGGCCACGGGAGGGCCTTGGTGAACATCGAAAGCAGACAGGACCAAATAGCCCTTTATGAGAAAATTGTGGGGCAAAATTTATCGGTCAGGGATACGGAAAATGCCGTAAAGAATTACCATCAAAAAGATTCTACCAAACTTACCAAATCAAAGGTGGAAACCCCTACCTATGTAGCATCAGGCATTGAAGAAATCTCCAAACATCTGTCCGCAGGTATTAAAGTGAAGACTTCCGGAACCTCCAAAGGTAGTATTACCATTCCTTTTCATTCCAAAGAAGAATTCGAGCGAATAAAAAAGCTGATTACGGGTGCATAA
- a CDS encoding DUF4212 domain-containing protein: protein MSDKQKRASAYWKENVKYLFILLTIWFLVSYGAGILFKDALDTIKIGGFKLGFWFAQQGSIYVFVILIFVYVRLMNKLDKKYGYDE from the coding sequence ATGTCCGATAAACAAAAGCGAGCCTCCGCATATTGGAAGGAAAACGTAAAATATCTCTTCATTCTTTTAACAATTTGGTTCCTAGTATCCTATGGTGCTGGAATCCTGTTCAAAGATGCCTTGGATACGATAAAAATTGGTGGTTTTAAACTCGGGTTCTGGTTTGCGCAACAAGGTTCGATTTACGTTTTCGTAATCCTCATTTTCGTTTATGTTCGACTTATGAACAAACTGGACAAAAAATATGGCTACGATGAATAG
- a CDS encoding FtsB family cell division protein, whose protein sequence is MGLNELKEKKWFKVMTNIYVLVLTVFVIWMVFFDTNSLLIHMELKREINKLEKTQEFLKKEIAKDKKVIEKLSNEDELEKFAREEYYLKKKNEEIYLIEYEDSLKRKEKKE, encoded by the coding sequence ATGGGACTGAATGAATTAAAGGAGAAAAAATGGTTCAAGGTCATGACCAATATTTATGTTTTGGTGCTGACGGTTTTTGTTATTTGGATGGTATTTTTTGATACCAACTCGCTCTTGATACATATGGAGCTTAAACGCGAAATAAACAAACTTGAAAAAACACAGGAGTTCCTAAAAAAAGAGATCGCAAAGGATAAAAAAGTCATTGAAAAATTGTCCAACGAGGATGAGTTGGAAAAATTTGCCCGGGAAGAATATTATCTAAAGAAGAAAAACGAGGAAATCTATTTAATTGAATACGAGGACAGTCTCAAACGCAAGGAAAAAAAAGAATAA
- the udk gene encoding uridine kinase, translating into MLIIGIAGGTGCGKTTVVNQIINELPKNEVGVISQDSYYNDLSHLTLEERRKTNFDHPSAIDFKLLEQHLKALKAGESIEQPVYSFLECNRTEKTIPTHPRKVMIVEGILILTNAEIRNMCDIKIFVHADTDERLIRRLKRDVNERGWNLNETLKNYQNVIKPMHEQFIEPTKEYADIIIPNNKYNTVAVEIVRSIINEKLARA; encoded by the coding sequence ATGCTGATTATTGGAATAGCTGGAGGAACAGGCTGCGGAAAAACTACCGTGGTAAATCAAATCATCAACGAATTGCCTAAAAACGAAGTTGGGGTAATTTCCCAGGATTCCTATTATAACGACCTTTCCCACCTAACCTTGGAAGAGCGTCGAAAGACCAATTTTGACCATCCCAGCGCCATAGATTTCAAACTCCTTGAGCAGCATTTAAAGGCCCTAAAAGCAGGGGAATCCATTGAACAACCGGTCTATTCCTTTTTGGAATGTAATCGCACGGAAAAGACCATACCCACACATCCAAGAAAGGTTATGATCGTTGAAGGAATCTTAATCTTGACCAATGCCGAAATTAGAAATATGTGCGACATAAAAATCTTTGTGCATGCGGATACCGATGAACGACTCATACGAAGATTAAAAAGGGATGTAAACGAACGGGGATGGAATCTGAACGAAACCTTGAAAAATTACCAGAATGTCATAAAACCGATGCATGAGCAATTTATAGAGCCCACCAAGGAATATGCGGATATTATCATTCCCAATAATAAATACAATACCGTAGCCGTTGAAATCGTAAGGAGCATTATTAATGAAAAATTAGCCAGGGCCTAA